A stretch of the Vitis riparia cultivar Riparia Gloire de Montpellier isolate 1030 chromosome 13, EGFV_Vit.rip_1.0, whole genome shotgun sequence genome encodes the following:
- the LOC117927559 gene encoding mediator of RNA polymerase II transcription subunit 15a-like isoform X1: MTFRIRKARVSLKPPSHSQSQDTNNQRPAQAEPVMDRGDWKTHLSADSRHRIVNKIMDTLKRHLPVHGPEGLHELRKIAERFEEKIYSAATSQSDYLRKISLKMLTMETKSFNAATNSLPSNSAGHSKKSSARKKSLRSRL; this comes from the exons ATGACATTCCGAATCAGAAAGGCTAGGGTTTCGCTGAAACCGCCCTCTCATTCCCAGTCCCAG GACACAAATAATCAGAGACCTGCTCAGGCTGAACCTGTCATGGATAGAGGTGATTGGAAGACTCATCTTTCTGCTGATTCACGCCATAGGATTGTCAATAAAAT CATGGACACATTGAAGAGACATCTTCCTGTTCATGGACCAGAGGGACTGCATGAGCTAAGGAAAATTGCTGAAAGGTTTGAGGAAAAGATTTATTCTGCTGCCACAAGCCAG TCTGATTACCTCCGGAAAATATCTTTGAAGATGCTGACAATGGAAACAAAATCTTTTAATGCTGCAACCAATTCTCTGCCATCCAACTCTGCTGGTCACAGCAAGAAATCCTCTGCTAGGAAAAAATCCCTCAGATCCAG ACTCTGA
- the LOC117927559 gene encoding mediator of RNA polymerase II transcription subunit 15a-like isoform X2, with the protein MTFRIRKARVSLKPPSHSQSQDTNNQRPAQAEPVMDRGDWKTHLSADSRHRIVNKIMDTLKRHLPVHGPEGLHELRKIAERFEEKIYSAATSQSDYLRKISLKMLTMETKSFNAATNSLPSNSAGHSKKSSARKKSLRSRL; encoded by the exons ATGACATTCCGAATCAGAAAGGCTAGGGTTTCGCTGAAACCGCCCTCTCATTCCCAGTCCCAG GACACAAATAATCAGAGACCTGCTCAGGCTGAACCTGTCATGGATAGAGGTGATTGGAAGACTCATCTTTCTGCTGATTCACGCCATAGGATTGTCAATAAAAT CATGGACACATTGAAGAGACATCTTCCTGTTCATGGACCAGAGGGACTGCATGAGCTAAGGAAAATTGCTGAAAGGTTTGAGGAAAAGATTTATTCTGCTGCCACAAGCCAG TCTGATTACCTCCGGAAAATATCTTTGAAGATGCTGACAATGGAAACAAAATCTTTTAATGCTGCAACCAATTCTCTGCCATCCAACTCTGCTGGTCACAGCAAGAAATCCTCTGCTAGGAAAAAATCCCTCAGATCCAG